In the Lentimicrobium sp. L6 genome, TAATATTTACCGTAGAAAAAGACTTGATTTGCTCATTAGTACTTGAACTAGATACTTATATCATTATCCTAGAAAACTAATAACTTATTAATTGATGTATGAAGGTTATTGGTTAAAATCCGATATGATTTTGGTTAAACCTAATTACCATTTTTCTTAAGTTCCTGAAATATCAATTCTTTCATCTCATTAAACTCATCGAGCTTAAAAAGACGTGTTAAAGCTATAATTTCGCCCTTTTTATTGATGATGATGTTTCTGGTAACTCCTGCTCCTTCTTGGGCATATTGATGAAATATGGAACCATCCTCATCATATCCTAAAGGATAAGTAATTTTCATATCCTTACCGAATTTGTTTACTGTTTCTGGACTTTCTTTAAAATCCATCCCTATGACCATAAAATCATCATTTTTTAATTTTTGCCAAATGTCTTTCTCTATAAATGGCATTTCCTTACGACAAACACTACACCAACTGGCTGTGAATTGCAGCATGATTACTTTATCTCTATTTTCAGATAATTTAAATGTAGTCCCATCACTTAGTGTAGTTTCAAAATTGGGAGCCATATCCCCTACCTTTACTATGTATTGATGCTCGTAAACTTTTTGTGCTTGTGAACTGAAAACAAAAAGGGATACAATAATTAGAAGGATGGTTTGTGTTGATCTAGTCATTACTTTCTGGTTTAGAATCCTCTAATCTTTTTCTTCTCGCATTTTCTTATGATTTTCGATAAATTCGGGTAATTGTTCACTAACCAATCGTTTTGCAATAATCTTCTTGTTTTTATCTAAAACCACAATAACTGGCGTTGTAAAAATATTATAGAGTTCATGATAATCTGTGGTATAGGATCTAGGTCCATTCACATTAATAAAATTCATCTTCTTCTCACGTATATACTTTTTCATATCTGCTAAATTTGAATCTGCGCAAACAGTATATACTTCAACATCCAATTTCTCAGCGTATTCATTATAGAATTCTACCAATTTTGGAGATTCCTTTTTACAATGCCCACATTGTGGATCCCAGAAATAAATAATGGTATACTCATTTTTAATATCGAAAAGACTCTGGGGTTGTAGATTGGTATCTTGCATTATCATATTCTTTGCCAAATTACCAATTAAAACCACTCTCCTTTTATCGGATTCTTCAACAATGTTTTTAATCACATCTTCGTGCAACCAAGGTGCTTTGCCTTTAGAAAAGTAATTATCGGAAAGATAAACTAAAATAGCATCATGCCCCATTATTTGACTCTCGTCAAACTTTACTGTTAAGTGCCAAAGTGTAAACTTATACAAATCGCCTGTTTCGTTCATTTGAGACAAAAGATGATCGATTTCATAAATAATACTATCTGCATCTTTACTTACCACTTTATCAAAATAAGTATCTAATTTTTTATGAAAGACTGGTGTTCTGATTAATCTATCATCACCTAAATCAACTGCATCCCAATAATGAGCTTTATAATAACGGAAAGGATAAGAAGAATCTTTACTTCCATCGGGTAATGTTAATAAAGTGTCAGGAAAAGAAGCTTCTTTAATCAAACCAAAAAACTTAGCCAAAAAAGTTTGAGGATGATCCTTTATCAGGTTCTCTTTATAATCATTCATTTCGGTGTTAATCACCTGAATTTGGTCACGAATTATCTGAGTGGAATCAGAACCTTTTTCCAATGCTCTTAGACGAGCATTTAATGGTTGTAATTTTTCGTATAGTTGAGACGAGTATTTCAAGTAGTCATAAAACAATACATTTTCAGCACTGTTGGTCACTTCCATATTTGCGATATAGTCTGGTCCATTGCTCTCCAACTTTAGGTCTCTACTATCAGAAACTAAGAACTCTAAAATGCTTTTCTTAGACTGATCGACCACAATATATAGTCCACCATCAAGTTTTTCATCTTTCTGAAAAACAAAACTTCCTTTGCCTTTTACATAGGCAGTATCGGCCAAATAGGTTTTATCGCCATAATAATTGGCAAGATAGAGAACAGAATCAGCTTTTTCTTTAAGTTTTACTTCAAATTTATATTTGTAATTGACTTGGGATAAACCCAAAAAAGAGATACTTATCAATGCAATTAATAAACTTATGTGTTTCATACTATTCGTCATTTTAGTGTACATCAGGATATTTTTTCTCCCCTGCATTTATAGCAATTGGTAATGAATTCTCGCGGGGAGGAATTACACAACTCCATCGGTGATTATAAGCACAATAAGGATTATAAGCCTTATTAAAATCGACAATAAAAGTCTTGGTTTCAGGGATTTTAAAATCGATATAGCGGCCTCCTCCATAAGTTAATACCGTAGAATTATCATCAGTAAATGGCAAGAATAGAAAATCTTTATACAAGCTATCTTTTTGATGATTAATATTTTGATATGCTTTTAATCGAAACTTTTTCCCATCAAGCTCAAATACTACATTCCCAAATACTTTATAATCTGGTAATCTATCAGTGGATGTTTTTAGCTTAATAATCGCTCCAGTATCTTCATATTCTAGATGAGCTTCCACCATGTATTTTTCATCTATTTCAAAATATTCAAGACCAATAAAATGGTCAATCTGATCACTACTTAAAGGGCTTTTATCAATGACTCTAAAAGTACTATCCTTTGAAAGGCGATCTTTAATAATCTCATCTTTATAAGCTTGTCGGTTAGGCTGACAAGAAATAGAAGAGATTAATACAAGCATACTAAAAATGAGATTTTTCATGAGGTAAAAGTAAGAAATCTATTGAAAATAGAAATGCTCATTTTTTGTTAAACAAATAAAAAAGCCGTTTGAGTTCAAACGGCTTTTTTACTCTATCTAAAGAAGAATAGAAAAACGAGCGGAATAATGATTCCCAAGGCCAAATAAACACCTCCTCTTCCTTTTATTCCTTTCTTTCCTTTATTCATGATTATTCCTGAAATAGCAAGAATAATAAGTGCTCCAGCAAAAATATCGGAGAACCATTTCCACCAACTTCCTGGATTATAGTGTAAATAATTCATATAAAAGAAAATAGGCCTTCTTTTTAGTGTTTCAACGCTAGCATCTCCTGTTTCAGTATTTAATAATACTGAACCATTTTTAATAAATATTTTCAGCAATCCAGGACGCATATAATAATACTTCTTAAACTTTGCATCCTGATCAACCAAATCTAATAACTGATAAACTTGTTCATCATTCACATCATTGTACACTTCCGGATTACTGATTTCGTAATAAGAATTTTCAATTTGGTAATTGGGATTCCAATCCTTTATATGGTTAATGGCAATACCACTTAATGCATAAATAATGGTCATACCAAAAAAGAAAAATCCAAAATCACGATGGATAAATCTATTCCATTTTCTCCAATTAAATTTCATATATATAAATTTAAAAAGCTTGCCTTCACCTCATAAAATATGAATGTCGACAAGCTTATTTATTCCTTGTTAATTTTACTATTTTGCTTCTTTATAAGACTTAGCAAGAATAGAGTAGAAAGATAAATACCCTTTTTCAGAATCTTTAACTTGTGCTCTTAGGTCAGCAATTTGAGCTAATTCAGTAGCACAACTACCTTCTACCTCTTGGTGGCTATCGCCTTCATGATCTGCATGAGCATCTCCTTCACCTTCGTGTCCACCTTTATGCTTCATTTCTTCTTGAGCAGGATTTTCAGCTAAAACATCAGCTTCTAATTTGTCAAGTTCAGCCATGTCAACTTTGTATTCTTCAAGAATACCAACAACTACATAATCGCTACCTTCCATTTCTAAGTTGAAATTTCCGCTTTCGTCTGTTGCGGTTACTTTTAATCTAAAATCTGGATCATCACCAGTGATAAACATTTTAGTTCCACCGTGTTTACAAGTATGGACTACAGTTCCTGTAACTTCTACAATTTGGTCGCCTAAACCTTCAGCAGTTGCATCAAAGTTGTTAATATCTAAAGCTTTTGGTGCCATCTCAGCTGTTTTTTCAGCTTGTTCTCCTTCATTAGCTGGTGCTGGGCAATCACAAGATACCCCAATTAGAGCCATCACAACTAAACTAAATAATAATTTTTTCATTGATTGTTTTTTTGATTTAAATTCAAATGCATAGTTACATATTATCCATTTTAGAATCAATATGAATACTTCCAAAAAGAATAATTAACATCTCTTTAACGAAGCCCATAACACCCTTACTATCTATGTGTTACACATGTTATTTATTATAAATAAAAATACTTTTGGAATCATTAAACTAAAATAGAGTTTAAGTCAGTATAAACTTCCATTTTTGACTTCTTTAAACGATTAAAATCTTGATGTCCATTGGCTATTAGCACAATATCCAAATTTAATTTATCCGCCACTTCTTTATCATGTAGTGTATCTCCAAACATGATTGTCTCCTTCGTTGAAATCTGGTATTCCCGCATCATTTGAATACCCCTATCAATTTTTCCAGCAGCCAGGTGATTATCAATACCATAAACGGCTTCGAAAAAGTGACCGATTTTATAGTCTTTCATGGCTTTGACCAATGCCTGATGCTCCATAGCTGATAAAATATATTGCCGCTTTCCTTGACGTTGAAAATGCATTAAAGCAGGAATTGCATCCACATGAAGTTCACAATCGGGTAGCTCTTCAAAATACAAATCCATAAAATCATGGCCAATAATATTGAAAGGATCTTTACTAAAGTTTATACCTATTTTTTCATAATAATCTTGAACAGGAAAAGTGAAGACTTCTTGGTATCTTTTTTTAGTCAGTAAAGGAATGTTTCGGGATCTAAGAAGTTGATTCATACACTTAATACACATATCCACATCGTTGAGCAATGTTCCATTCCAGTCCCATATGACGGTATTATATCGATTGAATTTCATGTCTGCAAGATAAGAAGAGATCCTAGAATGAAGAATGATTACTCTATTATTATTGAATAAAACTTCGGCTGAATCAATGACCCTCTATAAAAAAACATATTGTTGCGATAGTAAAAAAATATTTTAATATCATAGAAGAGAGAAAAAACAAATACTTTTACCGGTTGGAATTATTAAATGTGAAGAATGAATATTAGATTAGGAAATACTAAAGATTATATTGATAAATATGTAAATTCTCATGCCACTTCAGTAGTTGTAAAACGAGGAAAGCAGATGTATCGTTCCGGCAAAGTAGATTTTGAGGACTATTCCGAAAGAACTGATGGATGGAGCTTCTCTGTTCATGGTACCATGAAATATCGAATTATCATTTTAGGAGTGGATAATCTAAATATAGAAACTTCATGTACCTGTCCATTCGATTGGGGCAATTTATGCAAACACAGTATTGCAGCCCTCTATTTTGTGTCCGACAATATTGGAAATCAACCAACTCTTCTTGAATCAAAAAATAGCTTTTCACATTCCATAATAGCTTCTTCAAATCAAGTTGGAATTCGAGAAGATTATGAAATCACTGACTATAACACTATTACTGCTCAATTTATAAAAGATAATTTACCCACTGCACTATACGAGCAATTAATTTATTATCACTACAATAACATCTATTCTTCTTTAAAAACAGACCATAATTCTATTGTTTTTATAGCGCCCAACAACAAACCAATTATCACTTTTTATTTATCTGAAGGAAAAGTTTTTATTTCAAGTACTAAAAAAACATACAACAAACATTTATCTATAGAGGAAGCTCAATGTTTGTATTCCATTGCGAAATCAAATAGTCCCGATATTTTAGAGTATGTCTTCAGTGGAAAACTTTTAGAAAAAGAGAAGGAAACCTTAAACTCCTATGGTTTGTTTGAAAATATCAAATTTGAAGATTATTTCTATTATATTTTTGACAAAACGCATGGAATAACTTGCCACGAAAAAAAGGTATTGAGTGGTATTATTCCAATTATTGATACGCTTACGAATCAACACCTAAGTTTAATTGATAAAATAAACAATGACATTGAATTCATAAATCACCTAAATACAAATAGCGAAGAGAGGAGAATTGGTTTTGTTATCAAAGAAAAATGGGATTCCTATTATAACTACATGGATAAATCTGATGAATCGCAGGATTTTCACAAAGGATTTGAAATTGTACCTATCATTGGGAAAACCAATAAGCAAGGAACCATTTTATCAACACATATTAAAGAATATCTTCCCGAGCTGAGCGAAACCAATCTGATAAAAAAAGATGCGAAAGCAGAAAAGATACTAGGTATTTTAAATCAATATGAAAATACAAATAATGAAGAAACAAAGTTTCTATTACTAAAAGAGACTTATAACTTATTAATTGGTCAAACCTTTGTATATGGTTCCGATACTCCATCTTTTGAGGTAAAGAAAAAACACTTAATAGATATTAACCTTTCACAAGAGCCACTGGACATTAAATTTGAAGTAGAGAAAGAGCAATCGTTTCTGCTTTTGAAAATGAAATATAAAATTGGGAATGTGGTATTTGATAGAACAAAAAGTGAAGAAAATGTTTTAGACAATTGTATTCACCAAATTAATGGGCATCTTCATTTTGTAAAGAATTATAAGGCCGCCCAATATATTTCTCAGTTTCCAGAAAATTTAAAGATGGTTACCGATCATCAAGAGCAATTCTTTAAAAAGGTAATAGAACCGATTTCTAAGAACTTCGAAATTCATTACAGTGATCAAACATATATAAAAGAATCTGTAGAATTAGATTTTCATAGAAGGCAATTATTTCTATCCGAAAAAAACGAACACATTCTATTTACGCTTTATGTGGTTTATGACAATGATTTTTCAACCTCTTTAAATACTACAGGCCATATTCTCTCAAAAAACGGAAACACCATTACAGAATACAAAAGGAATTTCGAACTTGAGGATGATTTTATTGAAGTATTGGCTCAGTTACATCCCAAATTTGAGTTACAAAAAAACCGCAAGCTGTTTTATCTTCATCACAGCGATTTTACTGAAAACATGTGGTTTTATAAATTTTTCGATCATCTTCAAAATAACAATATCGAAGTTTATGGTCTCAAAGATTTGAAAAACTTTAAATACTCTCCATACAAAGGAAAAATCAGCACCTCCGTTTCTTCAGGTCAAGATTGGTTTGATGTAAATATCAATATTCGATTTGGTGATAAGCAAGCCAGCTTAAGCGATATTAAGAAGGCAGTGATCAATAAGCAGCGGTTTATACAATTATCTGATGGTTCTGTTGGAGTATTACCTTCCGAATGGTTTCATAAGTTAGAGAAGTATTTTAGGAATGGTATTGTGAAGAAGGATAAGCTAGAAATCTCCAAGCTTCACTTTTCGGTGGTTGACGAGCTTTTTGAAAATATTGATGATGAAAAGGTCATACTTGAAATAGCTGAGAAAAGAAGACGTTTACAAAGCTTCACTGAAATTTCAAAAACAGATATTCCAAAAGAGATTACGGCTGATTTGCGCCATTATCAAAAAGAAGGTTTAAACTGGTTAAACTTCCTTGATGAGATGCAATGGGGAGGAATTTTAGCGGATGATATGGGATTAGGAAA is a window encoding:
- a CDS encoding peroxiredoxin; the encoded protein is MTRSTQTILLIIVSLFVFSSQAQKVYEHQYIVKVGDMAPNFETTLSDGTTFKLSENRDKVIMLQFTASWCSVCRKEMPFIEKDIWQKLKNDDFMVIGMDFKESPETVNKFGKDMKITYPLGYDEDGSIFHQYAQEGAGVTRNIIINKKGEIIALTRLFKLDEFNEMKELIFQELKKNGN
- a CDS encoding DUF1684 domain-containing protein, giving the protein MKNLIFSMLVLISSISCQPNRQAYKDEIIKDRLSKDSTFRVIDKSPLSSDQIDHFIGLEYFEIDEKYMVEAHLEYEDTGAIIKLKTSTDRLPDYKVFGNVVFELDGKKFRLKAYQNINHQKDSLYKDFLFLPFTDDNSTVLTYGGGRYIDFKIPETKTFIVDFNKAYNPYCAYNHRWSCVIPPRENSLPIAINAGEKKYPDVH
- a CDS encoding PepSY-associated TM helix domain-containing protein is translated as MKFNWRKWNRFIHRDFGFFFFGMTIIYALSGIAINHIKDWNPNYQIENSYYEISNPEVYNDVNDEQVYQLLDLVDQDAKFKKYYYMRPGLLKIFIKNGSVLLNTETGDASVETLKRRPIFFYMNYLHYNPGSWWKWFSDIFAGALIILAISGIIMNKGKKGIKGRGGVYLALGIIIPLVFLFFFR
- a CDS encoding HAD family hydrolase produces the protein MKFNRYNTVIWDWNGTLLNDVDMCIKCMNQLLRSRNIPLLTKKRYQEVFTFPVQDYYEKIGINFSKDPFNIIGHDFMDLYFEELPDCELHVDAIPALMHFQRQGKRQYILSAMEHQALVKAMKDYKIGHFFEAVYGIDNHLAAGKIDRGIQMMREYQISTKETIMFGDTLHDKEVADKLNLDIVLIANGHQDFNRLKKSKMEVYTDLNSILV
- a CDS encoding DEAD/DEAH box helicase translates to MNIRLGNTKDYIDKYVNSHATSVVVKRGKQMYRSGKVDFEDYSERTDGWSFSVHGTMKYRIIILGVDNLNIETSCTCPFDWGNLCKHSIAALYFVSDNIGNQPTLLESKNSFSHSIIASSNQVGIREDYEITDYNTITAQFIKDNLPTALYEQLIYYHYNNIYSSLKTDHNSIVFIAPNNKPIITFYLSEGKVFISSTKKTYNKHLSIEEAQCLYSIAKSNSPDILEYVFSGKLLEKEKETLNSYGLFENIKFEDYFYYIFDKTHGITCHEKKVLSGIIPIIDTLTNQHLSLIDKINNDIEFINHLNTNSEERRIGFVIKEKWDSYYNYMDKSDESQDFHKGFEIVPIIGKTNKQGTILSTHIKEYLPELSETNLIKKDAKAEKILGILNQYENTNNEETKFLLLKETYNLLIGQTFVYGSDTPSFEVKKKHLIDINLSQEPLDIKFEVEKEQSFLLLKMKYKIGNVVFDRTKSEENVLDNCIHQINGHLHFVKNYKAAQYISQFPENLKMVTDHQEQFFKKVIEPISKNFEIHYSDQTYIKESVELDFHRRQLFLSEKNEHILFTLYVVYDNDFSTSLNTTGHILSKNGNTITEYKRNFELEDDFIEVLAQLHPKFELQKNRKLFYLHHSDFTENMWFYKFFDHLQNNNIEVYGLKDLKNFKYSPYKGKISTSVSSGQDWFDVNINIRFGDKQASLSDIKKAVINKQRFIQLSDGSVGVLPSEWFHKLEKYFRNGIVKKDKLEISKLHFSVVDELFENIDDEKVILEIAEKRRRLQSFTEISKTDIPKEITADLRHYQKEGLNWLNFLDEMQWGGILADDMGLGKTLQILTFLQYQSNKKKSTSLIIVPTTLLFNWENEIQKFAPQLEATYYYGTNRNKDTAHFKDFDLVFTTYGILLRDIESLSQFKFNYVVLDESQAIKNPASRRYKAANLINARNRIALTGTPIENGTFDLFAQMNFVNKGFFGSPANFKDNYSNPIDKEANELIAGELHRITHPFILRRTKEKVAQELPDKTEDIIYCEMEAGQRKVYDAYRNEFKNQLLHKIEDEGINKSKMMVLEALTRLRQICDSPSLLNSNDIIETQSIKIKEIIRHITNKTGDHKILIFSQFVKMLALIKDELDKINIDYEYLDGKSSVKQRENSVNNFQDNNDLRVFLISLKAGGTGLNLTAADYVYIIDPWWNPAVENQAIDRCYRIGQDKKVFAYRMICKNTVEEKIINLQNKKKKIAGDIIQTDENIMKTLDTKDIQELFS
- a CDS encoding TlpA family protein disulfide reductase → MKHISLLIALISISFLGLSQVNYKYKFEVKLKEKADSVLYLANYYGDKTYLADTAYVKGKGSFVFQKDEKLDGGLYIVVDQSKKSILEFLVSDSRDLKLESNGPDYIANMEVTNSAENVLFYDYLKYSSQLYEKLQPLNARLRALEKGSDSTQIIRDQIQVINTEMNDYKENLIKDHPQTFLAKFFGLIKEASFPDTLLTLPDGSKDSSYPFRYYKAHYWDAVDLGDDRLIRTPVFHKKLDTYFDKVVSKDADSIIYEIDHLLSQMNETGDLYKFTLWHLTVKFDESQIMGHDAILVYLSDNYFSKGKAPWLHEDVIKNIVEESDKRRVVLIGNLAKNMIMQDTNLQPQSLFDIKNEYTIIYFWDPQCGHCKKESPKLVEFYNEYAEKLDVEVYTVCADSNLADMKKYIREKKMNFINVNGPRSYTTDYHELYNIFTTPVIVVLDKNKKIIAKRLVSEQLPEFIENHKKMREEKD